ACACTTTGTTTGGGGCATTAGTGCAGGGGCAAAGCTGCTTCATTTGCTGATACCTCAATTACCAGCCTGCCAACGCCCTAAAAAAGCAATGTGGTGCCATCAAAAACCTACATGTAGAAGAGTtaagaacaataaaaaaaaaaaaaatgtctactTTGAATATAATGGAATATATCAAGATTGTTTTTTATCTATGAATAATACAACCAACAACAACTAGAGAAGAATTTCAGTTTAAGAATTCAGTTGAGTAAAAACCAATGGGATTAAGAATCAAAGAGGAATAGGAAAAATGTCTAATGCAACCTTTTCTCCGAAACAAGGCGTGTCCAAGCCAAGCATCCATAGACTTCGAATGGCTCGTTTACTTGTACATTAAAACAGCCTCAGGCTCCATTTGACAAACTACATCACAATCTGCAGTGTTGAAGAAAGTGTCCTGATTGTTAATTAGGCCAGTTATTTTTTCCTCTATAGGATACTTTTATAGGAAGGCACCATATTTTATGAGCTCATCATGTTTTGCTTGTATCTTTGAAAAAGGATTGGTAACTATAAGTCTCAAAGAAATGTAGGCAAAAGGTTCCACAATATTTTTCCTTTGACCAATATATAAAGTAGAGATACTAATAGAAATACTAAAAAGAAGTACAAGTACCTGATGACTTTCATCCACTGTTGATGATGGAATAAGGGAGTGTGGCCTAACAGCTGCACCTCCAGCACAACACATTAGAATCACAAGAAAACACCAGCTCATCTCTTAGCAGCATCTGCAGCGACACATATCATGTGGCTACAGTTGATTTTTATTGGATGCATGTGTTTGTGACCTTGCCTGACTATACAATGGAACATTTGTGCAAGTGGGCGTTGTGCTGTGCTCTTTACAGCATGTGAAAgagcatgttgttttttttttatatcagcaAATGCATCATGCATAATTCATGTAACTTTCACAAGTCACCTTATTAAAAGTCAATGTCATGGCACAGGATGTGGACAATGCTGCCCTCGCCAGACTGGACCTGGAGCGGAAGGTTGAATCACTCCAGGAGGAAATTAACTTCCTCAAAAAGCTGCATGATGAGGTAAGCTTCCTTTTCTTGTGACAAAAGTTTAATCAGGCTGCTGCAGAAACACTGCATGTGTACCGCCTGATTTGTGAAAGGCACATTTGAGAAAACCAGGCCAAATCATTTGAAATATTTGTTAATCTGCTCAAATGCCAAAAGTGGTAGGATTTAGTATACCAGAGCTTTTCTAATACGGCCAGGAACGTCATAGAAAAGTATAAAAggagacatttaaaaaacaattgtaTGCTTGCTTGATTCTACTGCAGGAAATGCTGGAGCTGCAGAGCCAGGTCCAGCAGCAGCATGTGCAGGTTGACATGGAAATGGCCAAACCTGACCTGACTGCAGCTCTGAGGGACGTTCGTCTGCAGTATGAGAACCTGGCCTCCAAAAACATCCACGAGTCTGAGGAATGGTACAAATCCAAGGTAAATACCTTCTGTAAAGTTGAGAAGTATTTAGCCAATGCAATTAATGTTCATGTAGTTCAAGAAACTTTATAACATGGACTGCATCCTAAATATAATCCCAAATGCCGCACATTTTAGATGAAATTTAAGGAGGCCATAATCATAGCTTTTTTATTAAATGTGGACAACATGGACCACTTGTGTTTCAAAGGGCTCACTTGCGATAAACCAGCAGCAAATGATCACATGACTCTGCAGTTCCCCATAGCGTTTAAGAATCCTCCAGCTTGGGGGATTTgttatccaaaaacatgcaggtTAGGTTAATTGGTCTCTGACTGATCATTTATTGAACAGCTTATTTCTGTTCCCTCTCACTCTCTGTTTCTCCTCTCCGTTTGTCCATGTGACCACCAGTTTGCTGACCTCACCGAAGCTGCAGCCCGAAATAATGAAGCTCTGAGGGTGGCCAAGCAGGACGCCAATGACTACAGACGCCAAGTACAGGCGCTTACTTGTGACGTGGATGCCCTCAAAGGAACTGTGAGTGTGCAGCTATTGGTTCACACTGTAGAATGCAAGATTGTGGCAAAACAATACCTCTAACATGTACAGCTGGATGCACATAAAGTCATGGCAAAAATTTTCAGAGAATAAGAGGGATGCATTTGAACAATGACACAGCAAAGACAAAAATATTCtctgctttttattttcattttaaacaagTTATTTTGACCTAAGTGTCATTTGTTCCCTCTTGGCTATCATCTCAGAATGATTCCTTGGAGCGTCAGATGAGAGAGATGGAGGAAAACTTCTCCCTGGAGAATGGCGGGTACCAGGACACCATCGGCCGCCTTGAGGAGGACATTCATAATATGAAGGATGAGATGGCCCGTCATCTCAGAGAGTACCAAGACCTCCTAAATGTCAAGATGGCTCTGGACATTGAGATTGCCACCTACAGGAAACTGCTGGAGGGAGAAGAGAGCAGGTGACTCACTTAAACTCAGGCattgtttaaatttaaaaagaCTATAATGGACAGATATTAGCATTCATTTGATTTGGCAAAGATAAATTTGGTCACTGACAGGCTGTTCTCTCTCCATATGTAGAATCTCCACCCCCCTGCCAAACTTCTCTTCACTAAACCTGAGAGGTAAGATTGCTGTTTGGATGTTGATTTCACACCAGGAATGCTATTATTGGCTAAGTAACACAGCACGTTATTTCCTTCCCCAGAAACAATGATGGATTTTAAACCTCACAGTGAAACTACAGCTATGAAGAAGGTTCTCATCAAGACGATTGAGACCAGGGATGGTCAGGTAGAGCGTGCCTGAAGTCATTTTAAAAGTGGTTGTTTGAGGTCAGGCACACACCTCTGCTCATCAcatcttctgtctttttttcaggTGATCAATGAGTCAACCCAGAACCACGATGACATGGAGTGATAATGTCTCTGCCAAACAATTAACACAAGCAATAAGAAGAAACTCAATTCACTGAAGCTACGAGCAAGCAGACAAATCAACAACCCGCAAACAGCTTCAAAAAGTGCCTTTATATGTGATGATCCAGTAAGCCTGTTAGTCGACACAGACTGTATTTTGCTTCTTCCGCTGCTGAAAGCACATTGTCACATTTGTGTAGACACAATGATGAAATCAGCACAACATAGCAATCCTCACCAAGGTCTACAAAAACTTTTCTTTGTATGGAAAGTAGTACTTTTGATCGATACAGCATGCACACTTCAAGAAATCTGTATGCTAAAGATGTCACTATTGCCTGTATGCAGCAATAAACCATGGAGACTGTGACTCAGCACTGTGCATATGGTGTAATAATTTGCCTCGCATTATGGTAAGAATGTTGCATTATGAACAATAACttctaaaatgtaaaagttcACATTCTAAGCAATGAACCAGCTATGACGTTGTCAACATTTGGAGTGTTTAACTTGTGCAATCACTCTTGAAAAGTCGTTTTTTTCTCAATACATTACTGAACATCATTACATGCACAACACACCTCTCTAATTTGAAGTTtttaaggagaaaaaaagacaaataaacaacatGGACATTAGATTTTGTTAGATGAAATAAGTGGTTTCCTGCAGagagaaaatgataaaaaaaagacattcttACTGACTCTTAAACTAACCTGCACTATCAGGTCATCATCAGTCAAGCAATCCTGATGGGATACATAAATTCCATATGTAGAAATATTTATACAGAAATATTAGAAATATTATAGCTACATTGTTTTCAAGTTTATCTGAAAGTCATCCTAAAGCTGGTGGAGATGGTGGACAGTTTGGTCATGTTTCAGAAGTTTTCAAAAAAGaatgaagaaacaaaataatTGATCACAGGTTTAACAAACAAATAGATACCTCACTTTACTTTGTCACACACAGTGTTCAGCTGAAAAtgatttaaacttacactgctgATGAAAATCATGAATTTATCTTGAGAGAATAATATATCCAGTAAACATGATTAGTTACAATAGGGATTAGAAATTGTGAAAAATAAGATCAGTCAGGTAATTTCTTCATAAACtaataacaaaacaaagaacactgACACTGCATATTTAGTTGTAATGTACAGCATTGATGTACTGAGGCACATGTAGTAGCCTGCATTACAATAGCCACTGTTACATTTTACTTTTCTCAGTTCAAAATAGatattttatggcattttcCTGACAGCTATGAACACTTTTTAGACATCATatccaaaaaaaaagatcaattcATCAGATTAAGTTGCAGATAGCTAACAAAATGTTCTGCATCTCAACGTTACAGTTCTTCGATGTTCTTCTATAGGTAGCATTACTCACATACAGCTATATATACTGTCACAGGCATCGTATAAGCCTAacaaaaggcaaggcaaggcaaggcaaggcatctttagttatatagcgcatttcataccacaggcaactcaatgtgctttacataaagacaatgcatttaaaagaactccataaagcagcataaaaacaagcaatttaaagagaaaaaaactcaaaaacatTATCTCTTAACTAGCACCGGTTATTTGTTCACACCATTTTAATATTTCAGGTCTATGACCCTAAACACTGAGGCCCCGTCTCAATCTCTGAAAAAGTAGGCCTAATTTATAAATCTTTTTACTttgactaaactcactcaaCCGCCTTGGTTTTACTGCCATCTGCTGGTAACCGATGCAACTGTGCTGCTTCTTTAAACAGAGCACTTTCAGTTGGCTACATTTTTAGGAGCATCATGCAATAATACTTTTATTTCTTTGGGCGAGTCCAGATCTCGCGATCATTCTCCAGGGATTCGTTAGAACGTGCTTTTGAGAAAACCGGGGAAAATCAGTCAGAAACTATCTGTCTGGATATTTACCGATTAACACCTTTATTCATGTTTGGCTTCTATAATTAAGTAGCTACAGTTGACTCTGGTCATATTAACAATCCTACAAACTTATCTGTTAATTAATGCCGCTTGTTTTCCCCTGTTTGTCCCGGGAGATTAGTGTGTTTGTCGACAGAGCAACTTCCATGTGACGTGTCTGCCTCAGGAAACACAGACCGTGCGAGATGAAGAACATGTTCCGTTAAAACTCCGCTGTTTGGCTCTTTGACCAGTTTCATGGCCCCTTGTCCTTTAACTAAACTGATGATGAAGTTCCAGACTTACAGCTGACTAGTAACAGAGGGGgaattatttatttctttttttccctggtGAGAAGAACATCATGGTTTCAACATGTTTTGAGAGAAATGTGAGGTAAGCCTGGAAAAACTGATTCCAGCGGAGGATTTGAACCTTTTTTGTGATGGGTTCGGTGACTTCTGCTCTGACGAGGACGAGGAACGCATTAGTGAAAGTAGGCTCAGAGCCCGAGAACCATGACCCGGAGAGGAGCCGGTCCGCGCCCGAATCGGACCGAGAAAGTCGGCCCAAGAAAAGGAGCGCACGGTTCAACGTCTCGAGCCAGGCCGCTCGACAGAGTTCGCGACAGTCGCTGTCCGAGGTCCTGAGCAAACAAGACTCCGATGCAACCAAACAAAGTTTAAGGAAAAAGGGTTCTGAGGGTCAACAGAGCGGTGAGTAACCGAACAGGGACTGAACTGTGTTATGTTACTGACCTTTTCGAGAGTTTTATCAAGTGTACTTTTTAGGTAGCCTGCGTACTTACAGAAACACTTGGTGGATTTTTCCTAATAGTATTTTCGAACATGTCCACACGTAGTCTTAAATGACTTAATGGTATCATAACTACACATTCACAACAGTGCATTTTATTTGTAATTGTTATTTTTTCAGTTGGTTCTTATGAAATACCTAACGCTACTTTCTTAGATCTAGAATAATTTACCATTATTTTTTCACGTTTATGCTTCTAAATCCTAACATTGACACTCGTGTATATCTTGCAGTTGAAATAAGAAAGCACATTATTGGCCAGCTCCAacctttcagtgtttttcaagTGCAAAATGATTGCGTAGGTTAAGAAGAAAGGGAATTGCTTCAACTAAACACTGGCTCATGATAATAATACTTTCCCCTGAAGCATAATAATCTTGCCAAAATTAGATGTCAACATTACAATATCGTGGCCTATTGCAAGCAAGAAGTGTTTTGTTCAAAACTGTGTGAAATGTTGTATCAACGCCATCTCAGACTGACCCTGGGATGTACACTATTGTAACTGAAttgaatatttccatttttaatgcctttcaACACACTAAATTTTTCATATAAGGGACCATTTCCCTTATTTTATGTGTACAAAACACATGGGTGTATAAAGGCTGATGGATTGTGATAAATTGGTCTACCCAACAGTGTAAAGATGTCAAAAGTTCCGCCATGACTATCTACAACATTAGTAGCGCTTGAATTTTTCATATCAAGCAAAGTCaatgataataacaacaacaaatttTAATACATGGTGCACTCGTTAGCTTATACTTATGCTCCAAAAAACCCCAGTTTTAATTGTATTCCAATTGAATAGTTTGACCACTTCTTCTATCAGAAATTAGACTTTGTTCACAACAGGAAATTTGGTATGTAATGGCTATGAAAACAAAGGTAGACTCCGTATTATTAATGAGGGTTCAGTACCATTTTGTGTCTCCATAAATTATTACAGTGAGCCAGCATTTGTAAAAGCCAGTAAGTATTTCTACCACTGTGGCATGccaaaatgtctgctgtggAAAGAGTCTGtcgaattaatttatttttttcttctggaaCATTCAACAGTTGTAAAAGTAATCCTATTTGATGGTTGAAATTCAGTTAAATTTCATCAAAATGAAAGGTCTTAAgaatattaaaggggaactccggggcatttgaagcgcgtttccattgctagaggttgtcaaatactgatagtaggacacagagaggtgcaaatctgcgctccctgtgtggagatcgcgctgttcgcacagcatgtcatgcgaggctaatacgtggtggctaaggggcaagtgctaacccttccacgtaaaacaacaacaacttgcacacagcagaaacgtcacaccactttataaaccatccgacaataaagtcacaagccttaccatcaaaaccacatgcatggttctcacattactggcatggggacgttacaaaacaactttataaacagcatgtaactcaccggctggttgtacgctcgcgcatgtgaaagcccaaaagagtcgatggacgataatcccatatacaaaacaattattttctctagaaaaactgcgttcaagtatttaaaacattacaacaatacatgcccagtaatattgttgtaatgttttaaatacttgaacgcagttgtcggatgggttataaagtggtgtgacgtttctgcagtgtgcaagttgttgttttacgtggaagggttagcacttgccccttagccaccacgtattagcctcgcatgacacgctgtgcgaacagcgcgatctccacaaagggagcgcagatttgcacctctctgtgtcctactatcagtatttgacaacctctagcaatggaaacgcgcttcaaatccCCTTTAAACTGCCCCTTTTCTAATATACTACTCTTTATGAAGTGTAGATTTTTCAGGAAACCTTATACCCTAAGACCTTCCTCCTTCTAAACTTTCTGCAACGTTTTAGCACTTAGTTGCAGTGAAATTGCAGTAACACATGCAGCCAGTCTGTGTTTAAACTTGTACTTAATTCTCTCGCATCATAGCCTCGTTTCTCAGCAAATAAATGTCAGTAGGTTGGTCTAGCCaattcacagtttttttttaattcttaccTCATAAAAGTGTAATTTCTCCATTTTTGAGGGGTGTTGTGGATGCTCTCTTACTTTATACTGCAGATCTCTGTGGCTCAGCTTGCAGATTGTCTCTATAGATGAGAGCACGTGGTCACTTCAGAGGATCAAGTAAATatgccaccaaaaaaaaaaaaaaaaggttttcactCAATGAACACCAGCTCTTTGAAGGCCAGCCTCAATGCAGCATATCTCCACTCTCAAAGCATCTATTTGATGTCCCTGAgactaaaataaacaaaactaaCAGTTCTGTCCATTTGAACAAATTTACACATGAAACCGCACTTTGTCATAGAATTGTTTTTATGGAGATACGTTTACAAATAATCACATTGGTTTGTCTAATCAGTGCAGGTTCAGATACACTGCCTGGCccaaaataaaagattaaaccCCTAGATTTATAAGGTGTGTAGGTAGAGTCTCCTTTTTGAGAAGTACAGCAGTTTTTAGTATGTGTTTCAGATTGcaacaagtgttttttttttttttttttaaagctcgtTAAAAATACAGTGGCTGCAcattcatttttgttgtatgaCCATGATATAAattacacacatttttttttagacagTGAAAATGGATAGATTAAACTGccatttatctttatctttaacAATTTGTGATCCAGTTAAAATTGGCTTGAACTGTAATTATAgatagaaaaacacaaacacgctgaatgtttttaatggttttGATAAAAATCTAATAATTTATGTTACTCATTGTTGCCTTCAATTCATCCTGTTTAGCTACACTTCATTACATTTCTGTCACTTCTAGTTTCAACTCCCTGCATATCTGTCCCTGAGGAAAATACGTCTCCCTGGTTGGTTCCTGAAATATCACCTGCACTGTGGCGTTTCCATGACCATATGACAGAGTAGACTCCTGTTGAGTTTCCCCCTTGCTCCCTAGCGACGTCCATGTGTACTGAGGAGTCTCATCATGACTCTCAACCTGACTGAACACTCATCTGCTCCCTCCTGAGGAACAAAAGCAAATAAACCTGCCTCCCCATCAGCTTATTGGCTCATCTGGCTGCGTTGCCTCAGTGTCAGACAGTCCCAGCAGTGTACTGACCTCAACCGTTGCTTAATTGTGTAGAAAACAGTTTGACATTGGCTCTTAGAACTATAGACTAATGTCTGAGCTGCCATGTCAGTGACAGTAAACACCCTACTGTTATATGAATACAAAATTTTAAACTGCAGCAGCCTTTCAGGGAACAAGTGCAGTGTGGCAACGATGGTCTTAGGCCAGGAATATACTTCCACAAGCTTGTTGTGCAAGTTTGCAATCGCCCGCATCTTTACGATGTATCTTCGCTAATGCACAGTGACAAATATGCATGTCAAAATAGCATCATTTCTCTCACTGGCTGAATAAGTGAGACATACCTTACCAATGTCACAGCATGCTTCGTTCAGGGCTCTCACATACCATCTTCCATACTGCCGCTGTTGCCTTTTCAGCTGTAATCTTATAATTGACCAAATGCAGATGTCATGTTCACTGTTTGTATTCTGCAAATCCGGCAGCTCCATCAGGTCTGAGTAATCAAGTGTGCCTCCTAGTGAAATCTTCCAGTAACAGGCATAGTAGTAAGGGAAGTATATGAACATTTACGCCCACAAAGCAAGTAGCTTGTGTGAACATGTGATTAAAGAGCAAGTATACCCCTGGCCGTACAGCCTGTCACACATTTAGTTGTTGATGTAATTTATTATGATATTTCAGAGGTGCGATTACCTTGCTTTTGATTTTGTAGTATTTGTGGCACAGAAATAGGTCATAATCAGAGCTCCATGCCCTGTAGAAGGACCTGGAGCTACTCTCTTTGTATGAATTAGTTATACTGAACGGTATTTTAATAACTAGCAGATTTGGATGCAGAGCAGTAGAAGGGAGTTGAGTTTGAGACTGAAGGAAGGATGCTGCAGTAACATTTTAAGAGGAGAGAGTCTCCAAGATGTGTATTTACATGAAGAAATGCatgtgttttctcagttttcttgcTCATGTTTGGGGCAAAATTACAGTTCATTCACTGTTTACATACAAATTACCACTCTGAGCACACTCAGAGGAATTTTTCATTTCACACCTGGTCACATTTTTGTGAATTTAAATTTAAACCGAATTAAGAATGCAGTgactaaaaaataaattacaccCTAAACTTACACTGCATATTGCTGTAAATGCTGAATTTTTCCTATGTATTTTTCAACTTGATGCCTTCAAGGCACTTGAAATAAGTCGTGACATGGGCAGGTTTACCAATATGCtgtttttcaagaaaaaaaagagatgttttctcattttctcatttctgtatatattttagggtttttctgtccttttcaaaAATGCAAATTAGCtgctttgcttgttttttgtggAGGATATCTGGCGTTTGTAAGATGTCTGGCTCTAATCAAAAGAATTACATTTGTTTTGCCTGCTGATCTAACACTCATCCAGCTGTTTTTTGGTTCTTTTATCTGGAACCACGCTGATGCAAAAATCATTAGctaaacttgtcctctttcatgGCTCAAAACTTCTCTTTCTCTTATCCTTCGTAGTCTTGGTGTTGAAGGATTTGGATGATAGTTCATGCAGCTCTCTGTTTTGTCAGCTCATTTCCCTCAGGTTTACAACACAGGTTAACATTATCCTTAAAGGTTCCTCTAATGAGTATTTAACAGGGGAAAAGCTAAGCTCCCTGGCACCCTGTGTTTCTTAATTACATGAGTGTGTCACTGTGGTGACAGCGGTGTGGGGACTGACAAAGCGTGTGTCATTCCACAGTATAGGGGAGACCTCTAATGagcttgtttttctgtctggtTGCGTAGCTGTTGTCATTAATTGCGATGTGCTCGTAGCACAGATTACACTACGAAAAAGTCAAAAATACGTTTTGTTTGGATTATTCAAACAGTGAAATGGAGGTGAAATATCAGATAATCAACATCCAGAATGTTGCATAGAGCTGTTACCCAGTTTAGATTTGTATGGTGATCTGTCTCTTTTTAACTTGGGTTTAACTTGCCAAAAATGTTTTGGAGCAGGTTAGTGCAGGAGGCTGTTAATAATCCAGTTAGTCCTCACCTCCCCTTCATGTTCACAGCTTATTAATGCCTATTGGTGATGGTCTGTCCCAGTGTTTGATGACCAGATCAAAGGTTGAGCGACAGTTCATCTTCTGTGGACATCAGCAAAAGACAgcaggtgtgtttttgtgcCCGTAATCCACTGTAGTTCT
The sequence above is drawn from the Odontesthes bonariensis isolate fOdoBon6 chromosome 14, fOdoBon6.hap1, whole genome shotgun sequence genome and encodes:
- the LOC142398878 gene encoding vimentin-like, whose translation is MSYNRSAPQSSYKKMFGGDRAVGRTSYSSRQFSSPARSSRVSFGLSSAPTMYAVKTQRLRSSAAMPRLASENLDFSLSDAINSEFLTNRTNEKAQMQSLNDRFANYIDKVRFLEQQNKILLAELEQLRGKGTSRVGDLYEDEMRELRRQVDQLSNEKARVEVHRDNLVDDIERLREKFQDEMSQREEAEANMQSFRQDVDNAALARLDLERKVESLQEEINFLKKLHDEEMLELQSQVQQQHVQVDMEMAKPDLTAALRDVRLQYENLASKNIHESEEWYKSKFADLTEAAARNNEALRVAKQDANDYRRQVQALTCDVDALKGTNDSLERQMREMEENFSLENGGYQDTIGRLEEDIHNMKDEMARHLREYQDLLNVKMALDIEIATYRKLLEGEESRISTPLPNFSSLNLRETMMDFKPHSETTAMKKVLIKTIETRDGQVINESTQNHDDME